From Deinococcus betulae, one genomic window encodes:
- the guaB gene encoding IMP dehydrogenase, with protein MSAPATPAPAATGSTEDRFAYKFGQEGITFDDVLLQPRHSQVLPHEVSLEAQLTRRVRLNIPFVSAAMDTVTETSMAVALAREGGIGVLHKNMPIDAQAEMVRKVKRSESGMIVDPITLPPHATVGEADRLMGEYRISGVPVTDPAGRLLGIITNRDMRFIDDLSTPIRDVMTSENLVTVPVGTTLEEAQEIFKRHRIEKLLVVDGEQLRGLITIKDLTKRVKYPRAAKDALGRLRVAAAIGVGADLMDRAGALVQAGADVLVLDSAHGHSQGILTALERVKNTFDVDVIAGNVATRTGARDLILAGADAVKVGIGPGSICTTRVVTGVGVPQITAIFEAASAALEAGIPVIADGGIKQTGDVSKAIAAGASVVMMGSMLAGTDESPGETILRDGRRYKSYRGMGSLGAMDQGSADRYFQSGSRKFVPEGIEGIVAYKGTAGEVIYQFVGGLRSSMGYCGAPDLQTLRDTAQFVRITGASLVESHPHSVTITKEAPNYGGR; from the coding sequence ATGAGTGCGCCCGCCACGCCCGCCCCTGCCGCGACCGGCAGCACAGAGGACCGTTTCGCCTACAAATTTGGCCAGGAAGGCATCACCTTCGATGACGTGCTGCTGCAGCCCCGGCACTCTCAGGTGCTGCCGCACGAGGTCAGCTTAGAGGCGCAGCTGACGCGCCGGGTGCGGCTGAATATTCCCTTCGTGTCGGCGGCCATGGACACTGTCACCGAAACCAGTATGGCGGTGGCCCTGGCGCGTGAAGGCGGCATTGGCGTGCTGCACAAGAACATGCCCATTGACGCACAGGCCGAGATGGTACGCAAGGTCAAACGCAGTGAGAGCGGCATGATCGTTGATCCCATCACGCTGCCGCCCCATGCCACGGTGGGCGAGGCAGACCGCCTGATGGGCGAGTACCGCATCAGCGGGGTGCCCGTCACGGACCCGGCGGGCCGGCTGCTGGGCATCATCACCAACCGCGACATGCGCTTTATTGACGACCTCAGCACGCCCATCCGCGACGTGATGACCAGCGAGAACCTGGTCACGGTGCCGGTGGGCACCACCCTGGAAGAAGCCCAGGAGATTTTCAAGCGCCACCGCATCGAAAAACTGCTGGTGGTAGACGGCGAGCAGCTGCGCGGCCTGATTACCATCAAGGACCTGACCAAGCGCGTCAAGTATCCCCGCGCCGCCAAGGACGCGCTGGGCCGCCTGCGCGTGGCCGCCGCCATTGGCGTGGGCGCCGACCTGATGGACCGGGCAGGCGCGCTGGTGCAGGCCGGGGCCGATGTGCTGGTGCTGGACAGCGCCCACGGCCACAGCCAGGGCATTCTGACCGCCCTGGAGCGCGTGAAGAACACCTTTGACGTGGACGTCATTGCCGGAAACGTGGCCACCCGCACCGGAGCGCGCGACCTGATCCTGGCCGGTGCCGACGCGGTCAAGGTGGGGATCGGGCCTGGGTCCATCTGCACCACCCGCGTCGTGACGGGCGTGGGGGTGCCCCAGATCACGGCCATCTTCGAGGCGGCCTCGGCGGCGCTAGAAGCGGGCATTCCCGTGATTGCCGACGGCGGCATCAAGCAGACCGGCGACGTGTCCAAAGCCATTGCGGCCGGCGCCAGCGTGGTCATGATGGGCAGCATGCTGGCCGGCACCGACGAGTCCCCCGGCGAGACGATTCTGCGGGACGGCCGCCGCTACAAGAGCTACCGGGGTATGGGCAGCCTGGGCGCGATGGACCAGGGCAGCGCCGACCGTTATTTCCAGAGCGGCAGCCGCAAGTTTGTGCCCGAGGGTATTGAGGGCATCGTGGCCTACAAGGGCACGGCCGGCGAGGTGATTTATCAGTTCGTGGGCGGCCTGCGCAGTTCCATGGGCTACTGCGGCGCGCCCGACCTCCAGACCCTGCGGGACACGGCGCAGTTCGTGCGGATTACGGGGGCCAGCCTGGTGGAAAGCCACCCCCACAGTGTCACCATTACCAAAGAGGCGCCCAACTACGGGGGCCGGTAA
- a CDS encoding HD domain-containing phosphohydrolase: MLPWRGQRDPLTGLWQRAALETLPQPGPGALALVAVNSLQHINEERSWKAGNRLIRAAALHLRRALPSTALLARWNGDTLLAVVPGLSLVGLDLRLCELPRRVPTPLPDQPAVVYGLSEWRGGADLSRAVTVADHDLYLAKGAGEVSTQALGEERGLFDFSVELAHLTDPEDIIRRGLRLTRQLLQFEGAIYTILEGESFRSVYQETDPALAFTTFEVGRLYPLTGLGLQAVRERRTVVSVDLHNDPRTAGRARTSQLRSLMVTPVECGGRVVGMLGLFQISTWRAMPPRVQRVLELAALRLGHALELKGAVSAVRRTLEGGLLGLGVALEARDLETHGHTRRVVEASVRLGQALGLEGETLDQLRQGAYLHDIGKLSIPDRILLKPSRLTPEEWRVMQSHALTGASFAAHIPSLSAGALRVICSHHERWDGQGYPEGLAGEQIPLLARIFAICDVYDALTSERPYKHAWTTQAACAEIAAQAGRQFDPQVTEVFLRLSASLSTFWDLRAEAADLARPGQAD, encoded by the coding sequence ATGCTGCCCTGGCGGGGTCAGCGGGATCCCTTGACCGGGCTGTGGCAGCGTGCCGCCCTGGAGACCCTGCCCCAGCCGGGCCCCGGCGCCCTGGCCCTGGTGGCGGTCAATAGCCTGCAGCACATCAACGAGGAGCGGAGCTGGAAGGCCGGCAACCGGCTGATTCGCGCCGCCGCCCTGCACCTGCGCCGGGCGCTGCCGTCCACTGCCCTGCTGGCGCGCTGGAACGGAGACACGCTGCTGGCCGTCGTGCCGGGGCTGTCCCTGGTGGGCCTGGACCTGCGCCTGTGCGAGCTGCCCCGGCGCGTGCCCACGCCGCTGCCGGACCAGCCCGCCGTGGTGTACGGCCTGAGTGAGTGGCGGGGCGGGGCCGACCTCAGCCGCGCGGTGACGGTGGCCGACCACGACCTGTACCTGGCCAAAGGAGCAGGTGAGGTCTCAACCCAGGCGCTGGGTGAGGAGCGGGGGCTGTTTGATTTCTCGGTGGAGCTGGCCCACCTCACCGATCCCGAGGACATCATCCGGCGTGGTCTGCGCCTGACCCGGCAACTGCTTCAGTTTGAGGGCGCCATCTACACGATTCTGGAAGGCGAGAGCTTCCGGTCGGTCTATCAGGAGACGGACCCGGCGCTCGCGTTCACCACCTTTGAGGTGGGCCGGCTGTATCCGCTGACGGGCCTGGGTCTTCAGGCGGTGCGTGAACGGCGCACGGTGGTCAGCGTGGACCTGCACAACGACCCTCGCACCGCTGGGCGTGCCCGGACCAGCCAGCTGCGCAGCCTGATGGTGACCCCGGTGGAATGTGGCGGCCGGGTGGTGGGGATGCTGGGCCTGTTTCAGATCAGCACCTGGCGGGCCATGCCGCCGCGGGTGCAGCGGGTGCTGGAACTGGCGGCGCTGCGGCTGGGGCACGCCCTGGAACTGAAAGGGGCCGTCTCGGCGGTGCGCCGCACCCTGGAAGGGGGGCTGCTGGGGCTGGGGGTGGCCCTGGAAGCCCGCGACCTGGAAACCCACGGCCACACGCGGCGGGTGGTCGAGGCCAGCGTGCGGCTGGGGCAGGCGCTGGGCCTGGAAGGCGAGACGCTGGATCAGCTGCGTCAGGGGGCCTACCTGCATGACATCGGCAAGCTGTCCATTCCAGATCGCATCCTGCTCAAGCCGAGCCGCCTGACTCCAGAGGAGTGGCGGGTCATGCAGAGCCACGCCCTGACCGGGGCGTCCTTTGCCGCCCACATTCCCTCCCTGTCGGCCGGTGCCCTGCGGGTCATCTGTTCCCACCACGAGCGCTGGGACGGTCAGGGCTATCCCGAGGGGCTGGCCGGCGAGCAGATTCCGCTGCTGGCCCGTATTTTTGCCATCTGCGATGTCTACGACGCCCTGACCAGCGAGCGCCCTTACAAACACGCCTGGACCACCCAGGCCGCCTGCGCTGAAATTGCCGCCCAGGCGGGCCGCCAGTTCGACCCCCAGGTGACGGAAGTTTTTCTGCGTTTAAGTGCCTCTTTGTCTACCTTCTGGGACCTGCGCGCGGAGGCCGCTGACCTCGCGCGGCCGGGTCAAGCCGACTGA